Proteins encoded together in one Columba livia isolate bColLiv1 breed racing homer chromosome 3, bColLiv1.pat.W.v2, whole genome shotgun sequence window:
- the EPCAM gene encoding epithelial cell adhesion molecule, which produces MKPLCGAALLLLLCAAVCAQDSQCICEKNKRVTNCRLEGGVCRCDSIGSPGVSVNCQTLTSKCLLMKAEMMGSKSGRREKPKDAFEDTDGLYDPECENTGVFKAKQCNGTTCWCVNTAGVRRTDKQDADLKCSQLVRTMWIIIEMKHAESNTPLNAESLKRFFKETISKRYMLDGRYIGDVLYEKPYITIDLKQNSSEKSSGDVDIADVAYYFEKDVKGDSVFHNNQLNVSIDNEMLTFEKTAVYYVDEIPPEFSMKSLTPGLIAVIVVVIIAIVAAIVVLVLTRRRKGKYVKAEVKEMNEMHRGLNA; this is translated from the exons ATGAAGCCGCTCTGCGGGGCTGCGCTCCTGTTGCTGCTTTGCGCCGCCGTCTGCGCTCAGGACAGCC AGTGCATCTGCGAGAAGAACAAGCGTGTCACCAACTGCCGGCTGGAAGGCGGTGTCTGCAGGTGCGACTCGATCGGCTCCCCCGGCGTGTCCGTGAACTGCCAGACTT TGACTTCAAAATGCCTGTTGATGAAAGCAGAAATGATGGGCTCAAAATCAGGCCGTCGTGAGAAACCAAAAGATGCGTTTGAAGATACTGATGGCCTTTATGATCCTGAGTGCGAAAATACTGGTGTCTTCAAGGCGAAGCAGTGCAATGGAACCACCTGCTGGTGTGTGAATACCGCTGGTGTTAGGAGAACTGACAAACAAGATGCAGACTTGAAGTGCAGTCAATTAGTCAGAACAAT GTGGATCATAATTGAAATGAAACATGCTGAGAGCAACACCCCTCTGAATGCTGAATCTTTAAAGAG ATTCTTCAAGGAAACAATTTCTAAGCGTTACATGCTGGATGGACGCTATATAGGTGATGTTCTG tatGAGAAACCTTACATTACAATTGATTTGAAGCAAAATTCCTCAGAGAAATCTTCTGGAGATGTGGATATAGCTGATGTGGCCTACTACTTTGAAAAGGAT GTAAAAGGTGACTCTGTCTTTCATAATAACCAACTCAATGTCAGTATTGATAATGAAATGCTGACGTTTGAGAAGACAGCGGTTTACTATGTTGATGAAATACCACCGGAGTTTTCCATGAAGTCTCTGACTCCTGGCCTCATTGCTGTCATTGTAGTAGTAATAATAGCAATAGTTGCTGCAATTGTTGTTCTG GTCCTTACAaggcggaggaaagggaagTACGTGAAAGCAGAG GTGAAGGAAATGAATGAAATGCATAGAGGACTGAATGCATAA